The Dehalogenimonas sp. THU2 genome includes a region encoding these proteins:
- a CDS encoding bifunctional riboflavin kinase/FAD synthetase, giving the protein MTQLETELNAIKPARPMVLTIGVFDGVHLGHQALITETITQAKAGGYLSGIVTFAGHPRLVLGMHKELPHLTSLEQRLRLLRGTGIDHVISLTFTEELAALPAGDFVRLLIRHLSMKGLVIGPDFALGKGREGNIESLKALGGELGFSVTVVPPRLKNGHKVSSTLIRKAMAESDMKKVHDLLGRCFSLEGRVVTGEGRGAKLGIPTANLEVAPDQALPADGVYVTVAFVQGKSVPAITNIGTRPTFGAGRRTVETHVLDFDGQLYGSILEIAIIEQIRPEEKFASADALKTQIARDILKARQILMKTECSDA; this is encoded by the coding sequence TTGACGCAACTGGAAACCGAACTTAACGCTATCAAACCCGCCCGGCCGATGGTCCTGACCATCGGCGTCTTCGACGGCGTCCACCTGGGCCACCAGGCGCTTATCACCGAAACCATCACACAAGCCAAAGCCGGCGGCTATCTGAGCGGCATAGTCACCTTTGCGGGGCACCCCCGGTTGGTGCTGGGGATGCATAAGGAACTGCCGCATTTGACCTCGCTCGAGCAGCGCCTGCGCCTGCTCAGGGGTACGGGCATCGATCACGTCATCAGCCTGACCTTTACCGAAGAACTGGCAGCCCTGCCCGCGGGCGATTTTGTCCGCCTGCTGATCAGGCATCTCTCGATGAAGGGGCTGGTGATCGGGCCGGATTTCGCCCTGGGCAAGGGCCGCGAGGGTAACATCGAATCACTCAAAGCGCTGGGTGGGGAACTCGGTTTCAGCGTGACTGTGGTTCCGCCGCGATTGAAAAACGGCCACAAGGTCAGCTCCACTCTTATCCGTAAGGCCATGGCCGAGAGCGATATGAAGAAGGTCCACGATCTTTTAGGCCGCTGTTTCAGCCTGGAAGGCCGCGTGGTCACGGGTGAAGGCCGCGGCGCCAAACTGGGCATACCCACCGCCAATCTGGAAGTGGCCCCGGATCAGGCGCTGCCCGCGGACGGCGTTTACGTTACCGTCGCTTTCGTCCAGGGTAAATCGGTCCCCGCCATCACCAATATCGGCACCCGCCCCACCTTCGGCGCCGGGCGGCGGACGGTGGAGACCCATGTGCTGGATTTTGACGGCCAGCTTTACGGCAGTATATTGGAAATTGCTATAATAGAGCAGATCCGGCCGGAGGAAAAATTCGCTTCGGCCGATGCGCTCAAGACCCAGATAGCCAGGGATATTTTGAAAGCCCGGCAAATTCTCATGAAAACGGAATGCTCCGATGCTTGA